One Betta splendens chromosome 8, fBetSpl5.4, whole genome shotgun sequence DNA segment encodes these proteins:
- the smurf1 gene encoding E3 ubiquitin-protein ligase SMURF1 isoform X1, translating into MSNPGTRRNGSSIKIRLTVLCAKNLAKKDFFRLPDPFAKVVVDGSGQCHSTDTVKSTLDPKWNQHYDLYIGKTDSITISIWNHKKIHKRQGAGFLGCIRLLSNAISRLKDTGYQRLDLCKLNPSDSDAVRGHIVVSLQTRDRIGSGGPVVDCRGLLENDGPVFEGCFSEEPLPYSDSTGAAGGGSCRLDSPSQEGRLQTQRIRGQDSRGHGHTPQNRPHGHQPPDLPEGYEQRTTVQGQVYFLHTQTGVSTWHDPRIPRDLASVSCEELGPLPVGWEVRSTVSGRIYFVDHNNRTTQFTDPRLHTIISQQSQVKESSQGPQMDVGGEEGVGGGVGGGGGDGDVAARYERDLVHKLKLLRHELSLQQPQAGHCRIEVSREEIFEESYRQIMKMRPKDLKKRLMVKFRGEEGLDYGGVAREWLYLLCHEMLNPYYGLFQYSTDNIYTLQINPDSSINPDHLSYFHFVGRVMGLAVFHGHYINGSFTLPFYKQLLGKPIQLNDLETTDPELHKSLVWILENDITSVLDHTFCVEHNAFGKFLQHELKPNGRNIPVTEENKKEYVRLYVNWRFMRGIEAQFLALQKGFSELIPQHLLKPFDHKELELIIGGLGKIDLADWKTNTRLKHCTSESNVVRWFWQAVEAFSEERRGRLLQFVTGSTRVPLQGFKALQGSTGSAGPRLFTIHLIDANTENLPKAHTCFNRIDIPPYESYEKLYEKLLTAVEETCGFAVE; encoded by the exons ATGTCGAATCCTGGGACTCGGCGGAACGGGTCCAGCATCAAAATCCGACTGACAG tatTATGTGCCAAGAACCTCGCAAAGAAAGACTTCTTTC GTCTGCCAGACCCATTTGCCAAGGTTGTGGTGGACGGATCAGGTCAATGTCACTCAACAGACACCGTGAAGAGCACACTGGACCCCAAATGGAATCAGCACTACGACCT ctaCATTGGAAAAACAGACTCCATCACCATCAGCATATGGAACCACAAGAAGATCCATAAACGACAGGGTGCAGGCTTCCTGGGCTGTATACGACTCCTTTCTAATGCCATCAGTAGACTAAAAGACACAGGAT ACCAGCGTCTAGATCTATGTAAGCTCAACCCCTCGGACAGCGACGCAGTGCGGGGCCACATCGTAG TGAGCTTACAGACACGGGACCGCATCGGCAGTGGAGGCCCTGTGGTGGACTGCAGAGGACTGTTGGAAAATGATGG gccTGTGTTCGAAGGGTGTTTCAGCGAGGAGCCGCTGCCCTACTCCGACTCCACTGGTGCAGCGGGGGGTGGGAGCTGCCGGCTGGACTCCCCCAGCCAGGAGGGCCGCCTCCAGACGCAGCGTATCCGAGGGCAGGACTCCCGAGGCCACGGCCACACGCCTCAGAACAGACCCCACGGGCACCAGCCGCCTGACCTGCCAGAAGGCTAcg AGCAGCGGACGACGGTGCAAGGTCAGGTGTACTTCCTTCACACGCAAACGGGCGTGAGCACGTGGCACGACCCTCGGATACCACG GGACCTGGCGAGCGTGAGCTGTGAGGAGCTTGGTCCGTTGCCAGTGGGCTGGGAGGTCCGAAGCACAGTGTCAGGTCGGATCTACTTTGTGGACCACAACAACCGAACAACGCAGTTCACAGATCCGCGCCTACACACGATTATCAG CCAGCAGTCCCAAGTGAAGGAGTCCTCCCAAGGTCCCCAGATGGATGttgggggagaggagggtgtaggcggaggagtgggaggcggtggggggGATGGCGACGTGGCCGCACGCTATGAGAGAGACCTGGTCCACAAGTTGAAGCTGCTTCGCCACGAGCTGTCCTTACAGCAGCCGCAGGCAGGACACTGCCGCATAGAGGTGTCCCGCGAGGAGATCTTTGAG GAGTCTTATCGACAAATAATGAAGATGAGACCCAAAGACCTGAAGAAGCGTCTGATGGTGAAGttcaggggagaggagggacttGACTACGGAGGCGTCGCCAG GGAGTGGCTGTACCTGCTGTGTCATGAAATGTTGAACCCCTACTACGGCCTGTTCCAGTACTCCACAGACAATATCTACACTCTGCAGATCAACCCTGACTCCTCCATCAATCCT GACCACCTTTCATATTTCCACTTTGTGGGTCGTGTGATGGGCCTGGCAGTGTTCCACGGTCACTACATCAACGGCAGCTTCACGCTGCCTTTCTACAAACAGCTTTTAGGCAAACCCATTCAGCTCAACGACCTGGAGACCACTGACCCGGAGTTGCACAAGAGCCTCGTCTGGATATT AGAGAATGACATCACTTCAGTCCTCGACCACACGTTCTGCGTGGAACACAATGCGTTTGGGAAGTTTCTGCAGCATGAGCTCAAACCTAATGGACGTAATATCCCTGTCACTGAGGAGAACAAGAAGGAATACGTAAG GCTGTATGTGAACTGGAGGTTCATGCGTGGAATTGAAGCCCAGTTTCTGGCTCTTCAGAAGGGATTCAGTGAGCTCATCCCTCAGCACCTCCTCAAACCCTTTGACCATAAAGAACTTGAG TTGATCATCGGTGGACTGGGGAAGATCGACCTTGCGGACTGGAAGACAAACACTCGCCTAAAGCATTGCACAAGTGAAAGCAACGTGGTGCGGTGGTTCTGGCAGGCGGTGGAGGCCTTCagtgaagagaggagaggacgcCTCCTGCAGTTTGTGACTGGCTCCACCCGGGTCCCACTACAGGGTTTCAAAGCGCTGCAGG GTTCTACAGGTTCTGCAGGACCAAGGCTCTTCACAATCCATTTGATAGACGCCAACACGGAGAACCTACCCAAGGCTCACACATG TTTTAACAGGATAGACATCCCTCCCTACGAGTCCTACGAGAAGCTTTATGAAAAACTGCTGACGGCCGTGGAGGAGACCTGCGGCTTCGCTGTGGAGTGA
- the smurf1 gene encoding E3 ubiquitin-protein ligase SMURF1 isoform X2, with amino-acid sequence MSNPGTRRNGSSIKIRLTVLCAKNLAKKDFFRLPDPFAKVVVDGSGQCHSTDTVKSTLDPKWNQHYDLYIGKTDSITISIWNHKKIHKRQGAGFLGCIRLLSNAISRLKDTGYQRLDLCKLNPSDSDAVRGHIVVSLQTRDRIGSGGPVVDCRGLLENDGPVFEGCFSEEPLPYSDSTGAAGGGSCRLDSPSQEGRLQTQRIRGQDSRGHGHTPQNRPHGHQPPDLPEGYEQRTTVQGQVYFLHTQTGVSTWHDPRIPRDLASVSCEELGPLPVGWEVRSTVSGRIYFVDHNNRTTQFTDPRLHTIISQQSQVKESSQGPQMDVGGEEGVGGGVGGGGGDGDVAARYERDLVHKLKLLRHELSLQQPQAGHCRIEVSREEIFEESYRQIMKMRPKDLKKRLMVKFRGEEGLDYGGVAREWLYLLCHEMLNPYYGLFQYSTDNIYTLQINPDSSINPDHLSYFHFVGRVMGLAVFHGHYINGSFTLPFYKQLLGKPIQLNDLETTDPELHKSLVWILENDITSVLDHTFCVEHNAFGKFLQHELKPNGRNIPVTEENKKEYVRLYVNWRFMRGIEAQFLALQKGFSELIPQHLLKPFDHKELELIIGGLGKIDLADWKTNTRLKHCTSESNVVRWFWQAVEAFSEERRGRLLQFVTGSTRVPLQGFKALQGSAGPRLFTIHLIDANTENLPKAHTCFNRIDIPPYESYEKLYEKLLTAVEETCGFAVE; translated from the exons ATGTCGAATCCTGGGACTCGGCGGAACGGGTCCAGCATCAAAATCCGACTGACAG tatTATGTGCCAAGAACCTCGCAAAGAAAGACTTCTTTC GTCTGCCAGACCCATTTGCCAAGGTTGTGGTGGACGGATCAGGTCAATGTCACTCAACAGACACCGTGAAGAGCACACTGGACCCCAAATGGAATCAGCACTACGACCT ctaCATTGGAAAAACAGACTCCATCACCATCAGCATATGGAACCACAAGAAGATCCATAAACGACAGGGTGCAGGCTTCCTGGGCTGTATACGACTCCTTTCTAATGCCATCAGTAGACTAAAAGACACAGGAT ACCAGCGTCTAGATCTATGTAAGCTCAACCCCTCGGACAGCGACGCAGTGCGGGGCCACATCGTAG TGAGCTTACAGACACGGGACCGCATCGGCAGTGGAGGCCCTGTGGTGGACTGCAGAGGACTGTTGGAAAATGATGG gccTGTGTTCGAAGGGTGTTTCAGCGAGGAGCCGCTGCCCTACTCCGACTCCACTGGTGCAGCGGGGGGTGGGAGCTGCCGGCTGGACTCCCCCAGCCAGGAGGGCCGCCTCCAGACGCAGCGTATCCGAGGGCAGGACTCCCGAGGCCACGGCCACACGCCTCAGAACAGACCCCACGGGCACCAGCCGCCTGACCTGCCAGAAGGCTAcg AGCAGCGGACGACGGTGCAAGGTCAGGTGTACTTCCTTCACACGCAAACGGGCGTGAGCACGTGGCACGACCCTCGGATACCACG GGACCTGGCGAGCGTGAGCTGTGAGGAGCTTGGTCCGTTGCCAGTGGGCTGGGAGGTCCGAAGCACAGTGTCAGGTCGGATCTACTTTGTGGACCACAACAACCGAACAACGCAGTTCACAGATCCGCGCCTACACACGATTATCAG CCAGCAGTCCCAAGTGAAGGAGTCCTCCCAAGGTCCCCAGATGGATGttgggggagaggagggtgtaggcggaggagtgggaggcggtggggggGATGGCGACGTGGCCGCACGCTATGAGAGAGACCTGGTCCACAAGTTGAAGCTGCTTCGCCACGAGCTGTCCTTACAGCAGCCGCAGGCAGGACACTGCCGCATAGAGGTGTCCCGCGAGGAGATCTTTGAG GAGTCTTATCGACAAATAATGAAGATGAGACCCAAAGACCTGAAGAAGCGTCTGATGGTGAAGttcaggggagaggagggacttGACTACGGAGGCGTCGCCAG GGAGTGGCTGTACCTGCTGTGTCATGAAATGTTGAACCCCTACTACGGCCTGTTCCAGTACTCCACAGACAATATCTACACTCTGCAGATCAACCCTGACTCCTCCATCAATCCT GACCACCTTTCATATTTCCACTTTGTGGGTCGTGTGATGGGCCTGGCAGTGTTCCACGGTCACTACATCAACGGCAGCTTCACGCTGCCTTTCTACAAACAGCTTTTAGGCAAACCCATTCAGCTCAACGACCTGGAGACCACTGACCCGGAGTTGCACAAGAGCCTCGTCTGGATATT AGAGAATGACATCACTTCAGTCCTCGACCACACGTTCTGCGTGGAACACAATGCGTTTGGGAAGTTTCTGCAGCATGAGCTCAAACCTAATGGACGTAATATCCCTGTCACTGAGGAGAACAAGAAGGAATACGTAAG GCTGTATGTGAACTGGAGGTTCATGCGTGGAATTGAAGCCCAGTTTCTGGCTCTTCAGAAGGGATTCAGTGAGCTCATCCCTCAGCACCTCCTCAAACCCTTTGACCATAAAGAACTTGAG TTGATCATCGGTGGACTGGGGAAGATCGACCTTGCGGACTGGAAGACAAACACTCGCCTAAAGCATTGCACAAGTGAAAGCAACGTGGTGCGGTGGTTCTGGCAGGCGGTGGAGGCCTTCagtgaagagaggagaggacgcCTCCTGCAGTTTGTGACTGGCTCCACCCGGGTCCCACTACAGGGTTTCAAAGCGCTGCAGG GTTCTGCAGGACCAAGGCTCTTCACAATCCATTTGATAGACGCCAACACGGAGAACCTACCCAAGGCTCACACATG TTTTAACAGGATAGACATCCCTCCCTACGAGTCCTACGAGAAGCTTTATGAAAAACTGCTGACGGCCGTGGAGGAGACCTGCGGCTTCGCTGTGGAGTGA
- the rnf216 gene encoding E3 ubiquitin-protein ligase RNF216 → MADGGSDDDVIHLASFNVHRGQGSSARPRELITISDDSDEEPVALVPGSPVLVPDDADDDDDIKILEQQTPARRHVIRPAAKWNGACRTLVQHVTHKRSSSGISTGHPDPAPSTSRDASATSSSTAQPAIKTQTPVQCSSSGRTQAQPGPSSCSLSQPQVDTHSHPQGGTLACTDADSSIQTSSTSTNAKANAVSSRSPTVFQPQPSTSGLSKPQAAPSAHSSVEPQASTSAGATRIQEKTSATTFTQDKSQSSTSWVQPGTSTQLLSSQTALLRPPVLQVKEVKVVVHPHHPSIQASTLITQPQLHLRRQNLQQPFSINGMQGNLIQIEPQPLAQAPAQPPVQPPQPPQVVPVIPSAVLIAAAPERLGPQEAGHRIILGSQAPGEAVPNPLPPASAHNVNIRVIRANSNPPAPPVPVASVPNYVRVEARAVLASAPNHERVNAAPGLVVVPPGPEDLPQIEDARPGPSAPRERLEQHSHIQTLVTGVLDLFPDVEEAYVAELIQTNNVKDLNVICNLLLENSEYPTRDMTAATAAPSSILLESGDAQAEVSEDLFDYSKLDQVGPESMMQAADLLMADFRMLSCQDIKWALNTLKGHYAITRKALCESLKKWQDSGKRRRSRASSERCYIDFHFEHGSVKFDRRMYFLENDRRYCKTYINLTDSVQKEMTFYQQKAKEWAEHEDFLLALQVNEDEYKKDGQLIECGCCFGEFAFEKMTQCSDGHLFCKECLVKYAQEAVFGSGKLELSCMEGSCPCSYPVCELEKVLPENILCKYNERQAEEAVAATCADELVRCPFCNFPALLDKDMSLFSCPNPRCRKESCRKCHVQWKQHVGKTCEQVLERDEIRMRVLFEERMTAARVRKCVKCGTGLVKSEGCNRMSCRCGSFMCYLCREPITGYNHFCQHARSPGAPCRHCRKCSLWTDPTQDDERTIQEIQKEGEAELNKKCADNSGKRVGPPAEPIADAKRPRVGPPPENLPNPNPAAPPPPQAVQAPLFVPPHPDYPPPQGRMGMYNQVIMPRLPPAPYVPPLPHFPPLHNNNIHRRRHHHHDNQHQGNMNIHNPPGNLHHPIMDLPMHYGPPYRYYRRF, encoded by the exons ATGGCAGATGGAGGCAGCGATGACGACGTTATTCACCTGGCGAGTTTCAACGTGCACCGCGGCCAAG gctccAGTGCCCGCCCAAGGGAACTTATCACCATTTCAGATGACTCCGATGAGGAGCCTGTGGCTCTGGTACCTGGCAGTCCGGTTCTAGTTccagatgatgctgatgatgatgatgacatcaAAATACTGGAG CAACAAACTCCTGCACGAAGACATGTGATTCGCCCTGCAGCCAAATGGAATGGGGCCTGCCGCACCCTTGTTCAACATGTAACTCATAAGAGATCATCGTCGGGGATTTCTACAGGCCACCCAGATCCTGCCCCCTCTACCTCCAGAGATGCCAGCGCcacgtcctcctccacagcacagCCAGCTATAAAAACACAGACGCCGGTGCAGTGTAGCTCATCTGGACGCACGCAGGCACAACCGGGCCCCTCGTCATGCTCACTGTCTCAGCCTCAAgttgacacacactcacatccacaGGGCGGCACGCTGGCATGTACTGATGCAGACTCTTCTATCCAAACCTCATCTACCTCCACGAATGCCAAGGCGAACGCCGTCTCATCTAGGTCTCCTACAGTTTTTCAGCCTCAGCCCAGCACATCTGGACTTTCAAAGCCTCAAGCGGCCCCTTCAGCGCACTCATCAGTAGAGCCCCAGGCGAGCACCTCGGCTGGTGCCACAAGGATTCAAGAAAAGACTAGTGCAACTACTTTTACACAAGACAAGTCTCAGAGCAGTACGTCATGGGTACAGCCTGGTACATCCACACAGCTTCTGTCCAGTCAAACCGCACTTCTACGGCCCCCGGTTCTACAGGTCAAGGAGGTGAAGGTAGTTGTTCATCCTCATCACCCAAGCATCCAAGCCTCTACTCTAATAACCCAACCCCAGCTGCATCTCAGgaggcagaacctgcagcaaCCTTTTTCAATTAATGGAATGCAGGGTAACCTCATTCAGATTGAACCACAGCCCCTGGCCCAGGCTCCCGCCCAGCCTCCGGTCCAGCCTCCTCAGCCCCCTCAGGTAGTACCGGTCATTCCCTCTGCAGTGCTcattgcagcagctccagagaggTTAGGACCCCAAGAGGCAGGTCACCGGATCATCCTGGGCAGCCAGGCGCCAGGGGAGGCTGTTCCCAATCCCCTGCCACCAGCAAGTGCCCATAACGTCAACATCAGAGTGATTCGTGCGAACTCCaatcctcctgctcctccagttcctGTAGCTTCAGTTCCCAACTATGTAAGAGTGGAGGCTCGTGCCGTTCTGGCTTCAGCTCCAAACCATGAAAGGGTCAACGCAGCGCCTGGCTTGGTCGTGGTCCCTCCTGGACCAGAAGACCTTCCCCAAATCGAGGATGCCAGACCTGGGCCGTCTGCGCCACGAGAGCGATTAGAGCAGCATTCCCACATCCAAACCCTGGTCACGGGTGTT TTGGATTTGTTTCCTGATGTTGAAGAAGCTTATGTAGCAGAACTGATCCAAACCAATAATGTGAAAGACTTGAATGT TATCTGTAACCTCCTGTTGGAGAATTCAGAATATCCAACGAGGGACAtgactgcagccacagcagctcccagcagcaTCCTGCTGGAGTCTGGAGACGCCcaggcagag GTTAGCGAAGACCTGTTTGATTACTCCAAGCTGGATCAGGTGGGGCCCGAGTCTATGATGCAGGCTGCGGACCTGCTCATGGCGGATTTCCGCATGCTCAGCTGTCAGGATATAAAATGGGCTCTCAATACTCTGAAGGGACACTATGCAATCACTCGCAAG GCCTTATGTGAATCTCTGAAGAAATGGCAGGATTCAGGGAAGCGACGACGGAGCAGAGCCTCATCAGAGCGCTGCTACATTGATTTCCATTTTGAGCATG GTTCAGTGAAGTTTGACAGGAGAATGTATTTTTTGGAGAATGACCGTCGCTACTGCAAAACGTACATCAACCTGACGGATTCTGTGCAAAAGGAGATGACGTTTTATCAGCAAAAAGCCAAGGAATGGGCCGAG cacgAGGACTTTCTGCTGGCGCTGCAGGTCAATGAAGACGAGTACAAGAAG GACGGTCAGCTGATTGAGTGCGGCTGCTGCTTCGGGGAGTTTGCGTTTGAGAAGATGACCCAGTGCTCGGACGGTCATCTGTTCTGTAAAGAGTGCCTGGTCAAATACGCTCAGGAGGCGGTGTTTGGCTCCGGAAAG ctggagctgagctgcatggaggggagctgcccctGCTCCTAcccagtgtgtgagctggagAAGGTCCTGCCTGAGAACATCCTGTGCAAATACAACGAGAggcaggcggaggaggcggtCGCTGCCACCTGCGCTGATGAGCTTGTGCG GTGTCCGTTTTGCAACTTCCCGGCCTTGTTGGACAAAGACATGTCTCTGTTCAGCTGTCCCAACCCTCGGTGCCGTAAG gagagctgcaggaagtgtcACGTGCAGTGGAAGCAGCATGTGGGCAAGACGTGTGAGCAGGTCCTGGAGAGGGACGAGATCCGCATGAGGGTTCTCTT CGAGGAGCGCATGACGGCAGCTCGAGTGAGGAAGTGCGTGAAGTGTGGGACGGGCCTGGTCAAGTCCGAGGGCTGCAACCGCATGTCGTGCCGCTGCGGCAGCTTCATGTGCTACCTTTGCCGGGAGCCCATCACCGGCTACAACCACTTCTGTCAGCACGCTCGCTCCCCTGGAGCTCCCTGCCGCCACTGCCGCAAGTGCTCCCTCTGGACGGATCCCACG CAAGATGACGAGCGAACCATTCAGGAGAtccagaaggaaggagaggcagAGCTGAACAAGAAATGTGCAG ATAATTCAGGGAAGAGAGTCGGTCCTCCTGCAGAGCCCATCGCCGACGCCAAGCGGCCCCGTGTGGGTCCTCCCCCGGAGAACCTCCCCAACCCCAACCCCGCcgcgcctcctcccccccagGCCGTCCAGGCTCCCCTATTCGTGCCCCCCCACCCCGACTACCCTCCCCCCCAGGGCCGGATGGGCATGTACAATCAGGTGATCATGCCTCGGCTGCCCCCCGCGCCCTACGTGCCCCCCCTGCCTCACTTCCCCCCcctccacaacaacaacatccacCGGCGCCGCCACCACCATCACGACAACCAACACCAAGGTAACATGAACATCCACAACCCTCCTGGTAACCTGCACCACCCCATAATGGACCTGCCCATGCACTACGGACCACCATACCGCTACTACAGACGCTTCTAA